The Triticum aestivum cultivar Chinese Spring chromosome 3A, IWGSC CS RefSeq v2.1, whole genome shotgun sequence genome includes a region encoding these proteins:
- the LOC123063366 gene encoding pentatricopeptide repeat-containing protein At4g19220, mitochondrial-like, protein MLRRAPRLLAAVNLTFPTTANLTRISHPGLHVALFHHASAEGEGGARYLLDGMPHGARASSIVRALRDGARHAADAVDALHCASLKSGAVLDPPVRTSLLTAYARRRDDACAALALLDEAARPDVILWNATLDALTRSCRLGDAVVLFRRMACVLGAFDSATLVIMLSGASRAREMELGTALHAAAVKRCLDTDLNLQNALVHMHAKCGRFCTSEAVFWRMPCWDTTSWNSMIGGSTFNGLFEVSACCFREMIRLGVQADEVTLSSVLAAYSRTDGLFAFGRSVHGCVVKLGYDDTASCSVANSLITFYSALGFTEDAGNVFAGILSKTLVSWNAMIKGLVENEKVSEALFVFQEIISGYQPDYATLVTVISGCADQGLLCEGKEIHGYIVRKGLLHEESSIGNSLLGLYMKCHDSFTAKLLFRTMPVRDLISWNTMLSGYSRDVSLGVEAQAMFKELLSEGLNCTMTTILAVLPSCSCPEDLSFGKGVHSVILKYGFVSAVSVVNALMHMYICCGDTLAALALLERIMLVSDIISWNTATVGCVQNGLHGDALEAFRFMHSSLPVNPDSITLVSVLSACGTLKLHSLGKFIHCMSLKHLLACNLRVKNALLAMYFWFADTESAESIFYSPGDINLCSWNCMISGFAQNNDGWRALQFYQKIEDFVPDEMCTVSIICACTQLGDLTYGKSIHGHVVRSDLQNNVFVSASLVDMYSKCGRLDVAVRVFESSAEKSIACWNSMISALGFHGHGLRSIKLFCKMIQSGMTATRSTFIALLSACSHSGLTDEEWEYYHLMSEKFGIIPTAEHHVCIVDMLGRAGWLQEAHKFVESLPSKEAHGVWGALLSACSNKAELKMGESTANHLLCLEPENSGYYVTISNLYANQDMWDGAVQVRDILQDKGLMKPHGHSIVG, encoded by the coding sequence ATGCTACGCCGAGCTCCCAGGCTTCTTGCCGCAGTAAACCTCACCTTCCCCACCACTGCCAACCTCACCCGCATTTCCCACCCGGGCCTTCACGTAGCATTATTTCACCATGCGTCCGCTGAGGGCGAGGGCGGCGCCCGCTACCTGCTCGACGGAATGCCCCACGGAGCACGGGCCAGCTCCATCGTGCGCGCGCTCAGGGACGGCGCGCGCCACGCCGCAGACGCCGTCGACGCCCTCCACTGCGCGTCCCTCAAGTCCGGCGCGGTGCTGGACCCGCCCGTGCGCACCTCCCTCCTCACGGCATACGCCAGGAGGAGGGACGACGCGTGTGCCGCCCTGGCGCTGCTCGACGAGGCCGCCCGCCCGGACGTGATCCTGTGGAACGCCACGCTCGATGCTCTGACGCGGAGCTGCCGTCTGGGCGACGCCGTGGTTCTGTTCCGGCGGATGGCGTGCGTGCTCGGGGCGTTCGATTCGGCCACCCTGGTCATCATGCTGTCGGGGGCGTCGCGTGCCAGAGAGATGGAGCTTGGGACGGCGCTCCATGCCGCGGCTGTGAAGAGATGCCTCGACACTGACCTGAACCTTCAGAATGCTCTCGTGCACATGCACGCGAAGTGTGGGCGTTTCTGCACTTCGGAGGCTGTGTTTTGGAGGATGCCGTGTTGGGACACCACCTCATGGAATTCTATGATTGGTGGAAGCACGTTCAATGGACTTTTTGAAGTTTCGGCTTGTTGCTTCAGGGAGATGATCCGTTTGGGGGTTCAGGCAGATGAGGTCACTCTGTCTTCTGTCCTTGCAGCATATTCTCGCACGGATGGTCTTTTTGCCTTTGGGAGGTCTGTCCATGGCTGTGTTGTCAAGCTTGGTTATGACGACACTGCATCTTGCTCGGTGGCGAATTCTCTTATAACATTTTATTCAGCCCTTGGATTTACCGAGGACGCAGGGAATGTCTTTGCAGGCATTTTGAGTAAAACTTTGGTATCATGGAATGCTATGATCAAGGGATTGGTGGAGAATGAAAAGGTCAGCGAAGCCCTCTTTGTTTTCCAAGAAATTATATCAGGGTACCAGCCAGATTATGCCACTTTGGTGACTGTAATTTCTGGCTGTGCTGATCAAGGACTACTCTGTGAAGGGAAAGAAATCCATGGATACATAGTCAGAAAAGGCCTTCTGCATGAGGAGTCTTCTATAGGAAATAGCTTACTTGGCTTATATATGAAATGTCATGACTCATTTACTGCTAAGCTTTTGTTCAGGACAATGCCAGTAAGAGACCTCATATCATGGAACACAATGCTTTCTGGTTACTCAAGAGATGTCTCACTGGGAGTAGAGGCTCAAGCTATGTTCAAGGAGCTGCTTTCTGAAGGTTTAAACTGCACCATGACCACTATACTTGCTGTTCTACCTTCATGCTCTTGTCCAGAAGACCTTAGCTTTGGCAAAGGAGTTCACTCTGTTATCCTGAAGTATGGATTTGTGAGTGCAGTTTCAGTTGTTAATGCGTTGATGCACATGTACATATGCTGCGGGGACACACTGGCTGCCTTAGCGCTGTTGGAAAGAATAATGTTGGTATCAGATATTATTTCATGGAATACAGCCACAGTAGGCTGTGTACAGAATGGACTACATGGTGACGCCTTGGAAGCATTTCGGTTCATGCATTCATCTTTGCCAGTAAATCCTGACAGCATTACACTAGTTAGTGTTTTATCAGCATGTGGAACTCTTAAACTGCACTCCCTAGGAAAGTTCATCCACTGCATGTCACTGAAGCACTTGCTTGCATGCAATTTGAGGGTGAAGAATGCCCTGTTAGCCATGTATTTCTGGTTTGCAGATACTGAAAGTGCCGAGTCAATCTTCTATAGTCCCGGAGATATAAATTTGTGCTCCTGGAATTGTATGATCTCTGGCTTTGCACAGAATAACGAtggctggagagcattgcagttctatcagaagattgaagacttcgtgcctGATGAAATGTGTACAGTCAGTATCATCTGTGCTTGCACTCAACTAGGGGATCTTACATATGGAAAGAGCATACATGGGCATGTGGTCAGGTCTGATCTTCAAAATAATGTTTTTGTTTCAGCATCGCTTGTTGATATGTACAGTAAGTGCGGAAGACTCGACGTTGCTGTCAGAGTATTTGAATCCTCTGCTGAAAAATCAATTGCTTGCTGGAACTCCATGATATCAGCTTTAGGATTTCATGGGCATGGGTTGCGATCAATAAAACTTTTCTGCAAGATGATTCAGTCTGGGATGACAGCCACGAGAAGTACTTTTATTGCTCTTTTGTCAGCTTGCAGTCACTCTGGACTCACTGATGAAGAATGGGAGTATTACCACCTTATGTCAGAGAAATTTGGGATCATTCCAACAGCCGAACACCATGTATGCATCGTAGACATGCTTGGACGTGCTGGTTGGCTGCAGGAAGCACATAAATTTGTGGAGAGTTTACCATCCAAGGAAGCACATGGAGTTTGGGGTGCACTGTTAAGTGCTTGCAGTAACAAGGCTGAACTCAAGATGGGCGAGTCCACCGCAAATCATTTGCTCTGCCTGGAGCCTGAAAACAGTGGTTATTATGTGACAATTTCTAACCTGTATGCAAATCAAGACATGTGGGATGGTGCAGTCCAGGTTAGGGACATTTTGCAAGATAAAGGATTGATGAAGCCCCATGGTCACAGTATTGTTGGATAA